From Paenibacillus polymyxa, the proteins below share one genomic window:
- the brnQ gene encoding branched-chain amino acid transport system II carrier protein, with protein sequence MSKSVSSSFIIIIGSMLFALFFGAGNLIFPPMLGQMAGKNVWIANAGFLVTGVGLPLLAITAFVFSGKSNLQTLASRVHPVFGIVFTTILYLAIGPLYAIPRTGSVSFEIGVKPFFSNHTDHPVALFVFTILFFGVACLLSLNPTKIIDVIGKFLTPIKLTFIGILVVVALIHPIGAFQAPAEGYTSHVFFKGFQEGYLTLDALVAFIFGIIIVNAIKERGVTAKKELMIICAKSITIAVVLLAFIYTSLAYMGASSVEKLGVLENGAEVLAKVSSYYFGSYGSILLGLMITVACLTTSVGLITSCSSFFHTLFPKVSYKRIALMLSIFSTIVANIGLTQLIKVSTPVLIAIYPIAISLIFLTFLHSVFKGKSEVYQGSLILTFIVSLFDGLNAAGIKIKVINDFFTQILPLYDVGLGWLIPSVLGGVGGYIFYYIKRRKIVLILMKPKK encoded by the coding sequence ATGTCAAAAAGTGTTTCTTCGTCCTTTATTATTATTATAGGATCGATGCTATTTGCCTTATTTTTTGGTGCAGGGAATCTAATCTTCCCACCTATGCTTGGTCAAATGGCTGGAAAGAATGTGTGGATAGCCAATGCGGGTTTCTTGGTTACCGGAGTTGGCTTACCGTTACTAGCCATCACTGCCTTTGTTTTTTCAGGCAAAAGCAATTTACAAACTTTAGCGAGTCGTGTACATCCTGTATTCGGGATTGTCTTTACAACGATTCTTTATCTAGCCATTGGCCCGTTATATGCAATTCCAAGAACCGGTAGTGTGTCGTTTGAAATTGGAGTCAAGCCTTTTTTTTCAAACCATACAGATCATCCTGTCGCACTTTTTGTATTTACCATTCTTTTTTTTGGGGTTGCATGCTTGTTATCACTTAACCCTACAAAAATTATTGATGTGATCGGAAAGTTTTTAACACCCATTAAATTGACATTCATTGGGATTCTGGTGGTCGTAGCCCTTATTCACCCCATAGGAGCCTTCCAAGCACCTGCCGAAGGCTATACTTCGCACGTCTTTTTCAAAGGCTTTCAAGAAGGTTATTTAACATTGGATGCTCTTGTAGCCTTTATTTTTGGAATTATTATTGTGAATGCAATTAAGGAAAGAGGAGTTACTGCCAAAAAAGAGCTGATGATCATTTGTGCCAAATCGATAACCATTGCGGTTGTCCTCTTAGCATTTATCTATACGTCTCTTGCCTACATGGGAGCTTCTAGCGTTGAAAAACTGGGTGTTTTAGAAAATGGTGCTGAGGTGTTAGCCAAGGTTTCATCCTATTATTTTGGATCTTACGGCTCCATTTTATTAGGCTTAATGATTACAGTAGCGTGTTTAACGACAAGCGTAGGGCTTATTACGTCCTGTTCTTCCTTTTTTCATACCTTGTTTCCGAAAGTTTCTTATAAAAGAATTGCTCTCATGTTATCCATATTTAGTACCATTGTAGCCAATATAGGTTTAACACAGCTCATTAAGGTTTCAACGCCAGTGTTAATTGCAATATATCCTATTGCGATTTCTCTAATATTTTTAACATTTTTACATTCCGTGTTTAAAGGAAAATCAGAAGTATATCAAGGCAGTTTAATATTAACCTTCATTGTTAGTCTATTTGACGGCTTGAATGCTGCTGGAATAAAAATTAAAGTAATTAATGACTTTTTTACTCAAATTCTTCCGTTATATGATGTAGGATTAGGCTGGTTAATTCCCTCTGTTTTAGGAGGAGTAGGGGGGTATATATTCTACTATATTAAACGAAGAAAAATTGTCCTTATACTTATGAAGCCCAAAAAATAA
- a CDS encoding helix-turn-helix transcriptional regulator — MQREMLRENRIHGNPMYPVSVYPSVEQLNGNSILESHWHEEMEFIVVEQGSAIFQTDMVYTEVSEGEALFVHSGELHAGYLQKSPRCVFSAVVFHPDMLHSRTQDTVQTQFIEPFINKKLVPPPHIRGVQPWEQELLTALKRIITSHEQNAPARELATKAQLYSIIACLFPHMTPASGEDVVMASQRNKVERIKKALAYINSHAHEPIRLREISDEVGMSEGHFCRFFKQMVQKSPVEYINYQRIQKACRLLEQSDRKVVDIALDVGFENLSYFIATFKKWNGLTPSLYRKQHEADQALAVLSITDGNL; from the coding sequence ATGCAAAGGGAAATGTTAAGAGAAAACCGTATTCACGGCAATCCCATGTATCCAGTCAGCGTATATCCGAGCGTAGAGCAATTGAACGGAAATAGTATATTGGAGTCCCATTGGCATGAGGAAATGGAGTTTATCGTAGTAGAACAGGGGAGCGCTATATTTCAGACGGATATGGTCTATACGGAGGTTAGCGAAGGTGAAGCCCTTTTTGTACACAGTGGCGAGCTTCACGCTGGTTATTTACAAAAAAGTCCTCGATGTGTATTTTCTGCGGTGGTGTTTCACCCGGATATGCTGCACAGCCGCACGCAAGATACAGTTCAGACGCAGTTTATTGAACCATTTATCAATAAAAAACTCGTCCCTCCCCCTCACATTCGCGGTGTGCAGCCTTGGGAGCAGGAGCTATTGACCGCGTTGAAACGTATTATCACTAGCCATGAACAGAATGCGCCTGCCCGTGAACTGGCGACCAAGGCGCAGCTCTATAGCATAATTGCCTGCCTGTTCCCGCACATGACTCCGGCTAGCGGAGAGGACGTGGTTATGGCGAGTCAACGCAACAAGGTCGAACGGATCAAAAAAGCACTGGCGTACATCAACAGCCATGCGCATGAGCCCATTCGTTTGCGAGAGATCTCAGATGAGGTTGGGATGAGTGAGGGACATTTCTGTCGTTTCTTCAAGCAGATGGTGCAGAAAAGTCCGGTTGAATATATCAACTATCAGCGGATTCAGAAGGCTTGCAGGTTGCTAGAGCAAAGTGACCGCAAAGTAGTTGATATTGCGCTGGATGTGGGATTTGAAAATCTAAGCTATTTTATTGCAACCTTTAAAAAATGGAACGGTCTGACTCCTTCGCTATACCGCAAGCAGCACGAAGCAGATCAGGCGCTTGCTGTCCTTTCTATAACAGACGGAAATTTATGA
- a CDS encoding oligosaccharide MFS transporter gives MRNLAKRNYWSLSVFNFAYLFTWSAAMSFFVIWLGQSLGISETYTGFLYAANSIVALIMQPLFGYLSDKLGLRKHLLYILFTILLLVGPFFIYVYGPLLQTQFVIGAIVGALFIGLVFNAGNGVVDSYMDKVSRKYGFEYGRVRMWGSLGWAAATFVAGRVININVNLTFWIASVSAVVAMICIFLTKVEISGQEQQKTESLKLTDVLHLVRTTKFWFLMLFMVGVTQIYEVYDQQFATYFVSQFSSKAEGNQFLGDLSAVQVFLEFVFLFVTPWFVNKTTAKWALIIAGAIMSLRIIGSSLPFGSIWVAAMKMIHSLEKPLILVAIFKYITVNFDQRLSSTMYLLYLFMGSLVVSVFSPIVGHMYEVLNFPITYVILGSIAGLFTIISCFTLTADKKNGERYLEERRKQDLKRSAKKAEAVHS, from the coding sequence ATGAGGAATTTGGCAAAACGCAACTATTGGTCTTTGAGCGTTTTTAACTTCGCTTATCTGTTTACATGGTCTGCCGCCATGTCTTTTTTTGTCATTTGGCTAGGACAAAGCCTGGGGATTTCAGAAACCTACACAGGGTTTTTATACGCGGCTAACTCTATCGTTGCCTTGATCATGCAACCCCTGTTTGGGTACTTATCCGACAAGCTGGGCTTGAGAAAACATCTGCTGTACATACTTTTTACGATTCTTTTGCTCGTCGGACCCTTTTTTATCTATGTGTACGGTCCATTGCTTCAAACGCAGTTCGTCATTGGTGCTATTGTCGGCGCCCTATTTATCGGCCTGGTGTTTAATGCAGGTAATGGTGTCGTCGATTCCTATATGGACAAAGTGTCACGCAAATACGGGTTTGAATACGGACGAGTTCGTATGTGGGGCTCACTCGGGTGGGCAGCTGCTACCTTTGTTGCGGGACGGGTCATCAATATCAATGTGAATCTGACCTTCTGGATTGCCTCCGTATCTGCCGTTGTTGCTATGATCTGCATCTTCCTGACCAAAGTCGAAATTTCTGGACAGGAGCAGCAGAAAACTGAATCGTTGAAGCTCACTGACGTACTGCATCTCGTACGCACCACAAAGTTCTGGTTTCTAATGCTATTCATGGTTGGTGTGACCCAAATTTATGAGGTATATGACCAGCAATTTGCCACCTATTTCGTATCTCAGTTCAGTTCTAAAGCAGAAGGAAATCAATTCCTTGGTGATTTAAGTGCTGTGCAAGTATTCCTGGAATTTGTGTTCCTGTTTGTTACCCCATGGTTTGTCAACAAAACGACTGCTAAGTGGGCATTGATTATTGCCGGAGCGATCATGTCATTGCGTATTATCGGTTCTTCGCTGCCGTTCGGTTCCATATGGGTGGCTGCGATGAAGATGATTCACTCCCTGGAAAAACCGCTGATTCTGGTCGCCATCTTCAAGTACATTACCGTCAACTTTGACCAGCGCTTATCGTCCACCATGTACCTGCTGTATTTGTTTATGGGCTCCCTGGTGGTATCTGTTTTCTCACCTATTGTCGGACATATGTATGAAGTTCTGAATTTCCCGATCACTTATGTTATTTTGGGTTCCATTGCCGGTCTGTTCACCATCATTTCCTGCTTTACGCTGACAGCTGACAAGAAAAATGGAGAACGGTATCTAGAGGAACGCCGTAAACAGGATCTGAAAAGATCTGCTAAAAAAGCTGAAGCCGTTCACTCGTAA